A window from Azoarcus sp. DD4 encodes these proteins:
- the thiD gene encoding bifunctional hydroxymethylpyrimidine kinase/phosphomethylpyrimidine kinase: MSSSSTSPRSIPNVLSIAGVDPSGGAGIFADIKTFSALGAYGCGVIAALTAQNTQAVTGVHVPPTDFLRLQLDTLFADVAVHATKIGMLGSAEVTATVADRLAHWQAKNVVLDPVMVAKSGDTLLAKNAIAMMREALFPQSFMITPNLPEAGVLLEQRAPESVKEMYRAAERLRELLPLSSERWVMLKGGHLPSSEVVDLLFDGDRMIELPAPRIDTKNTHGTGCTLSSAIAALLPQAAGAQWGALRPVEAAVRQARQWLLGAIAHSGELAVGSGHGPVHHFHALWRR; the protein is encoded by the coding sequence ATGAGTTCATCCAGCACCAGTCCCCGTTCCATTCCGAATGTCCTGTCCATCGCCGGTGTCGATCCGAGCGGTGGCGCCGGCATCTTCGCCGACATCAAGACCTTTTCCGCGCTCGGCGCCTACGGCTGCGGCGTGATCGCCGCGCTCACCGCGCAGAACACCCAGGCGGTCACCGGCGTGCATGTGCCGCCGACCGACTTCCTGCGCCTGCAGCTCGACACCCTGTTCGCCGACGTCGCGGTGCATGCCACCAAGATCGGCATGCTCGGCAGCGCCGAAGTCACCGCCACCGTGGCCGACCGCCTGGCCCACTGGCAGGCGAAGAACGTGGTGCTCGATCCGGTGATGGTGGCCAAGAGCGGCGACACCCTGCTGGCGAAGAACGCGATCGCGATGATGCGCGAGGCGCTGTTCCCGCAGTCCTTCATGATCACACCCAACCTGCCCGAAGCCGGAGTGCTGCTGGAGCAGCGCGCGCCGGAATCGGTCAAGGAGATGTACCGCGCCGCCGAGCGCCTGCGCGAGTTGCTGCCACTGTCGAGCGAACGCTGGGTAATGCTGAAGGGCGGCCACCTGCCCAGCAGCGAGGTGGTCGACCTGCTGTTCGACGGCGACCGCATGATCGAACTGCCGGCGCCGCGCATCGACACAAAGAACACTCACGGCACCGGCTGCACGCTGTCGTCCGCGATCGCTGCGCTGCTGCCGCAGGCCGCCGGCGCGCAGTGGGGTGCCCTCCGCCCGGTCGAGGCGGCGGTACGCCAGGCTCGCCAATGGCTGCTCGGCGCCATCGCCCACAGCGGCGAACTCGCCGTCGGCAGCGGCCACGGCCCGGTGCATCACTTCCACGCGCTGTGGCGGCGCTGA
- a CDS encoding carbonic anhydrase, whose product MKLRLIVAALSVPLSLGLVPSAVADEWQLVLSDRDRRVEIDRASIFDSDRGTKVSWGRVVLSPDEARKSGYATIRALNRYDCANRSFFTIKRVYLDGAGRVIREEAVTDASPVLVARNSVDERMWREVCRPPTVSDLEKLAVAAEAKAKAAPAVKPQASAGIKPDGPVRAAPGVAAATPAAAPAKPAPTPQPAVRAADYKPADAGSVPSRDKVAEAVAVPAGGGTPAAAPMPVQRPAPATQSASVADAAPRPLSPAVSASSSPPASVPATSPARAESSRPTPAAQAARAAAALTDSRWSYEGDTGPEHWAKLRPDWKLCSEGSRQSPVDLREGVAVDLEPVRFDYRTTRFRITDTGNTLQVNVGEGMGIEVRGRRYELTHLTLHRPSEERVGGRAADMSAHFHHRDLDGRLATVAVMLERGAEANPLLQALWNNLPLEKGSGYMPATTIDLGAFLPASPAHFLYMGSQTTPPCTEGVLWVVMKTPVPVSDEQLGIFARLYPRNSRPIQPANGRLILESR is encoded by the coding sequence ATGAAGCTCCGCCTGATCGTCGCCGCCTTGAGTGTGCCCTTGAGCCTGGGCCTTGTTCCGTCCGCGGTCGCGGACGAATGGCAGCTCGTTCTCAGCGATCGCGACCGCAGGGTCGAGATCGACCGCGCCAGCATCTTCGATTCGGATCGCGGCACCAAGGTGTCGTGGGGCCGTGTCGTGCTGTCGCCGGACGAGGCGCGCAAGTCGGGTTACGCGACGATACGCGCGCTCAATCGATACGACTGCGCCAACCGCAGTTTCTTCACCATCAAGCGGGTGTATCTCGACGGTGCCGGACGGGTGATACGCGAGGAGGCGGTGACCGATGCCAGTCCGGTGCTGGTGGCGCGCAATTCGGTGGACGAACGGATGTGGCGCGAGGTCTGCCGGCCGCCGACGGTGAGCGACCTGGAAAAGCTTGCTGTAGCTGCGGAGGCGAAGGCCAAGGCAGCGCCTGCGGTCAAGCCGCAGGCGTCGGCCGGGATCAAGCCGGACGGGCCTGTCAGGGCAGCGCCGGGCGTCGCCGCTGCGACACCGGCTGCGGCGCCCGCCAAACCTGCGCCGACTCCCCAGCCGGCGGTGCGTGCGGCCGACTACAAGCCGGCGGATGCCGGGTCTGTGCCGTCGCGCGACAAGGTGGCCGAGGCCGTTGCGGTGCCGGCGGGCGGCGGCACACCGGCCGCTGCGCCCATGCCAGTCCAGCGTCCGGCGCCTGCGACGCAGTCGGCGTCTGTGGCCGACGCTGCGCCCCGGCCGCTCAGTCCGGCGGTCAGCGCGTCATCGAGCCCGCCGGCGAGTGTGCCGGCGACGAGTCCGGCGCGTGCCGAAAGCTCGCGGCCGACGCCGGCGGCGCAGGCCGCGCGTGCCGCTGCGGCGCTGACCGATTCGCGCTGGAGCTACGAAGGCGACACAGGCCCGGAGCATTGGGCGAAGTTGCGGCCCGACTGGAAACTCTGCAGCGAGGGCAGCCGGCAGTCGCCGGTCGATCTGCGCGAAGGCGTGGCCGTGGACCTGGAGCCGGTCAGGTTCGATTACCGCACGACGCGCTTCCGCATCACCGATACCGGCAATACGCTGCAGGTCAATGTCGGCGAAGGTATGGGCATCGAGGTGCGCGGGCGGCGCTACGAGCTGACCCACCTCACCTTGCACCGGCCGTCGGAAGAACGCGTCGGCGGACGTGCAGCCGACATGTCCGCGCATTTCCACCACCGCGACCTCGACGGCCGGCTGGCGACGGTGGCGGTGATGCTGGAGCGCGGCGCCGAGGCCAATCCGCTGTTGCAGGCCCTGTGGAACAACCTGCCGCTGGAGAAGGGCAGCGGCTACATGCCGGCGACGACGATAGATCTCGGCGCCTTTCTGCCGGCCAGTCCGGCGCATTTCCTCTACATGGGCTCGCAGACGACGCCGCCGTGCACCGAAGGGGTGCTGTGGGTGGTGATGAAGACGCCGGTACCGGTATCGGACGAGCAGCTCGGCATCTTCGCGCGGCTCTACCCTCGCAATTCCCGCCCCATCCAGCCGGCAAACGGCCGTCTCATCCTCGAATCGCGTTGA
- a CDS encoding OmpA family protein, whose protein sequence is MKRIIISLTCLSLATAGLSGCAGMNETQRDTGTGAAIGAVAGAVLGAATSGKGNRGEATAIGAAAGAAIGAGGGYLWSKRMQEQKAAMEQATQGTGVSVSQTADNRLKLDIPSDISFDTGRYDIKPNMRPVLDRFATSLNQHTVTSVTIIGHTDSTGSDAVNNPLSVNRASATRDYLVGRGVASSRIAIDGRGSREPVADNSTSSGRAMNRRVEIFVAEPAAAR, encoded by the coding sequence ATGAAACGCATCATCATTTCCCTGACCTGTTTGTCCCTTGCCACCGCCGGCCTGAGCGGCTGCGCCGGCATGAACGAAACCCAGCGCGATACCGGAACGGGCGCCGCCATCGGCGCGGTGGCCGGTGCCGTGCTCGGTGCGGCGACCTCGGGCAAGGGCAACCGCGGCGAAGCCACCGCCATCGGCGCGGCGGCCGGTGCGGCGATCGGCGCCGGTGGCGGTTACCTGTGGTCCAAGCGCATGCAGGAACAGAAGGCCGCGATGGAGCAGGCCACCCAAGGTACCGGCGTCAGCGTGTCGCAGACCGCCGACAACCGGCTCAAGCTCGACATCCCGAGCGATATCTCCTTCGATACCGGCCGTTACGACATCAAGCCCAACATGCGGCCGGTGCTCGACCGCTTCGCCACCAGCCTCAACCAGCACACGGTGACTTCGGTGACCATCATCGGGCACACCGACAGTACCGGCAGCGACGCGGTGAATAACCCGCTGTCGGTCAATCGGGCATCGGCGACGCGTGACTACCTGGTTGGGCGCGGCGTGGCGTCCAGCCGGATTGCGATCGACGGTCGCGGTTCGCGCGAGCCTGTCGCCGACAATTCGACCAGCAGCGGCCGGGCGATGAACCGACGCGTGGAAATCTTCGTCGCGGAGCCTGCCGCGGCACGCTGA
- the crcB gene encoding fluoride efflux transporter CrcB has translation MHASAFLAVGGGAAVGAWLRWGLGVWLNPLFAAMPLGTLAANLIGGFLMGLALAVIQAWPALSPALKLLLTTGLLGGLTTFSTWSAEAFHFVQRGAWGWLTLHLLAHVAGSVLMTWAGYSLFNAMRG, from the coding sequence ATGCACGCATCCGCTTTCCTGGCCGTCGGCGGCGGCGCTGCCGTCGGCGCCTGGCTGCGCTGGGGTTTGGGCGTATGGCTCAATCCGCTGTTCGCGGCGATGCCGCTGGGCACCCTGGCCGCCAACCTGATCGGCGGTTTTCTGATGGGGCTCGCATTGGCCGTGATCCAGGCCTGGCCGGCGCTGTCGCCGGCCCTGAAGCTGCTGCTGACCACCGGCCTGCTCGGCGGGCTGACCACCTTTTCGACCTGGTCGGCGGAAGCTTTCCATTTCGTTCAGCGCGGCGCCTGGGGCTGGCTGACGCTGCACCTGCTGGCCCATGTTGCCGGCTCGGTGCTGATGACCTGGGCGGGGTACAGCCTCTTCAACGCGATGCGCGGCTGA
- the thiC gene encoding phosphomethylpyrimidine synthase ThiC, whose translation MNAKEHFIATQAKVDEAAIAPLPNSRKIYVEGSRPDIRVPMREISQSDTPASFGAEPNPPIYVYDCSGPYTDPQAKIDIRSGLPALRAGWIAERGDTEQLADLSSEFGRQRATDPKLDELRFPGLHRKPLRAKAGANVTQMHYARRGIVTPEMEFIAIRENLRRKEYVESLKAAGPTGTRMAELLARQHPGQHFGAAIPAEITPEFVRDEVARGRAIIPNNINHPESEPMIIGRNFLVKINANIGNSALGSSISEEVDKMTWSIRWGGDTVMDLSTGKNIHETREWIIRNSPVPIGTVPIYQALEKVDGKAEDLTWEIFRDTLIEQAEQGVDYFTIHAGVLLRYIPLTAKRMTGIVSRGGSIMAKWCLAHHKESFLYTHFEEICEIMKAYDVAFSLGDGLRPGSIYDANDEAQLGELKTLGELTQIAWKHDVQVMIEGPGHVPLHMIKENMDLQLEQCHEAPFYTLGPLTTDIAPGYDHITSGIGAATIGWYGTAMLCYVTPKEHLGLPNKQDVKEGIITYKLAAHAADLAKGHPGAQIRDNALSKARFEFRWEDQFNLGLDPDKAKEFHDETLPKESAKVAHFCSMCGPHFCSMKITQDVRDFAAKEGIAEEDALKKGMEVKAVEFVKSGAEVYRNV comes from the coding sequence ATGAACGCCAAGGAACACTTCATCGCCACCCAGGCCAAGGTGGATGAAGCCGCCATCGCCCCGCTGCCCAATTCGCGCAAGATCTACGTCGAAGGCTCGCGCCCCGACATCCGCGTGCCGATGCGCGAGATCAGCCAGAGCGACACCCCGGCCTCCTTCGGCGCCGAGCCCAATCCGCCGATCTACGTGTACGACTGTTCCGGCCCCTACACCGACCCGCAGGCGAAGATCGACATCCGCTCCGGCCTGCCGGCGCTGCGCGCCGGCTGGATCGCCGAACGCGGAGACACCGAGCAGCTCGCCGACCTCAGCTCCGAATTCGGCCGCCAGCGTGCCACCGATCCGAAGCTGGACGAACTGCGCTTCCCCGGCCTGCACCGCAAGCCGCTGCGCGCCAAGGCCGGCGCCAACGTCACCCAGATGCACTACGCCCGGCGCGGCATCGTCACGCCGGAAATGGAATTCATCGCCATCCGCGAGAACCTGCGCCGCAAGGAATACGTGGAGTCGCTGAAGGCGGCCGGCCCCACCGGCACGCGCATGGCCGAACTGCTCGCCCGCCAGCATCCGGGCCAGCACTTCGGCGCCGCCATCCCGGCGGAGATCACCCCGGAGTTCGTGCGCGACGAAGTCGCCCGCGGCCGCGCCATCATCCCCAACAACATCAACCATCCGGAATCCGAGCCGATGATCATCGGCCGCAACTTCCTGGTGAAGATCAACGCCAACATCGGCAACTCGGCGCTCGGCTCCTCGATCAGCGAGGAAGTCGACAAGATGACCTGGTCGATCCGCTGGGGCGGCGACACCGTGATGGACCTCTCCACCGGCAAGAACATCCACGAGACGCGCGAGTGGATCATCCGCAACTCGCCGGTGCCGATCGGCACGGTGCCGATCTACCAGGCGCTGGAGAAAGTGGACGGCAAGGCCGAGGATCTCACCTGGGAGATCTTCCGCGACACGCTGATCGAGCAGGCCGAGCAGGGCGTGGACTACTTCACCATCCACGCCGGCGTGCTGCTGCGCTACATCCCGCTCACCGCCAAGCGCATGACCGGCATCGTCTCGCGCGGCGGCTCGATCATGGCGAAGTGGTGCCTGGCGCATCACAAGGAGAGCTTCCTCTACACCCACTTCGAGGAAATCTGCGAAATCATGAAGGCCTACGACGTGGCCTTCAGCCTCGGCGACGGCCTGCGCCCCGGCTCGATCTACGACGCCAACGACGAAGCCCAGCTCGGCGAACTCAAGACCCTGGGCGAACTCACCCAGATCGCGTGGAAACACGACGTGCAGGTGATGATCGAAGGCCCGGGCCATGTGCCGCTGCACATGATCAAGGAGAACATGGATCTCCAGCTCGAGCAGTGCCACGAGGCGCCCTTCTACACCCTGGGGCCGCTCACCACCGACATCGCGCCGGGCTACGACCACATCACCAGCGGCATCGGCGCCGCCACCATCGGCTGGTACGGCACCGCCATGCTGTGCTACGTGACGCCCAAGGAGCACCTCGGCCTGCCCAACAAGCAGGACGTCAAGGAAGGCATCATCACCTACAAGCTCGCCGCCCACGCCGCCGACCTCGCCAAGGGCCACCCGGGCGCGCAGATCCGCGACAACGCGCTGTCCAAGGCGCGCTTCGAGTTCCGCTGGGAAGACCAGTTCAACCTCGGCCTCGATCCGGACAAGGCCAAGGAATTCCACGACGAGACCCTGCCCAAGGAATCGGCCAAGGTCGCCCACTTCTGCTCGATGTGCGGCCCGCACTTCTGTTCGATGAAGATCACCCAGGACGTGCGCGACTTCGCCGCCAAGGAAGGCATCGCCGAAGAAGACGCGCTGAAGAAGGGCATGGAGGTGAAGGCGGTGGAATTCGTCAAGAGCGGTGCCGAGGTCTATCGCAACGTCTGA
- a CDS encoding DEAD/DEAH box helicase gives MTSPDSYTEADIIGWLGQHEVDKGRAYLPAVSQLECSGDILHARVRGTRATPYAVTAQVRSDPWRGPFLLSHCTCPVGDSCKHVAATLLAWLARREGPERPREQVLAWIDAFREAAAPPAEKEARARKAASAVHALRYLIQHAGSGEYLVSCHKVRLDKHGQIRGAESWTNFERAFEAPPSFIDDVDLDILGLLWAQRPRGRHLPHALPLDGRHAATLLDKLVASGRAHLDALDKPALHAGGSRPGIPEWHTTREGLRAASLKLTPPADCVLPLQPPWYVDRATGLAGPVTLEAPVEQIVRLLRLPPLTPTEAELVADALHDLAPQLPAPLATGEPPLKLDGKPVPVLRIGTVPVYSVNFRDYPAYGVTRFDYATLAFRYGPLTVEAADTALFHVLDDGRSARLTRDHPAEAAAARRLTHAGFAKVAPAKVHAGYAGAPPHMLGLACESDWARFTAEDVPALRAEGWAVEMPEDFRHHAIDIDELLLDVDEGEGGWLDISPGIEVEGRRLALAPLLAELFAQDPRWLSGGLERIADTEPVILHHDILGRLRLPAGRLKPLVRALVDLFDHAAGPSLRLSRLDSVRLAELALPGRGAATLAAYAARLRDSSGVAAVAQPAGFRAELRPYQLEGLAWLQHLVRNDLAGILADDMGLGKTAQTLAHLLALKQAGRLDRPALVILPTSLVFNWQAEAERFTPDLRVLKLHGSDRHGLFEQLDAGKRKSRIDVAITTYPLLWRDAEALQAREWSLLILDEAQTVKNVASKGAQVIRQLKARHRLGLTGTPLENHLGELWAQFDFLLPGFLGDQKHFVKTWRTPIEKHGDTVRRDLLAARLKPFILRRRKEDVAKELPPKTVIVRSVGLEGGQRDLYETVRAAMNGKIRDEIAAKGYARSQIVILDALLKLRQVCCDPRLLKTTAAAAKVKERAKLDLLMGMLPELIDEGRRILVFSQFTQMLALIAAELDKAKIGWVALTGDTRDRRIPVEDFQKGRAPVFLISLKAGGVGLNLTTADTVIHYDPWWNPAAENQATDRAHRIGQDKPVFVFKLICAGSIEERILALQEKKAALAAGVLSEDANALAKFGESDIAALLAPLPEA, from the coding sequence ATGACCTCACCCGACAGCTACACCGAAGCCGACATCATCGGCTGGCTAGGCCAGCACGAAGTCGACAAGGGCCGCGCCTACCTGCCCGCCGTCTCGCAGCTCGAATGCAGCGGCGACATCCTGCATGCCCGCGTGCGCGGCACGCGCGCCACGCCCTATGCCGTGACCGCACAAGTGCGCTCGGACCCGTGGCGCGGGCCCTTCCTGCTGTCGCACTGCACCTGCCCGGTGGGCGACAGCTGCAAGCACGTCGCCGCCACCCTGCTCGCCTGGCTGGCCCGCCGCGAGGGCCCGGAGCGGCCGCGCGAGCAGGTGCTGGCCTGGATAGACGCCTTTCGCGAAGCCGCTGCCCCGCCCGCTGAAAAAGAAGCGCGCGCGCGCAAGGCGGCCAGTGCCGTCCACGCCCTGCGCTATCTGATCCAGCACGCCGGCAGCGGCGAATACCTGGTGAGCTGCCACAAGGTGCGCCTCGACAAGCACGGCCAGATCCGCGGCGCCGAGAGCTGGACCAACTTCGAACGCGCCTTCGAGGCGCCGCCCTCCTTCATCGACGATGTCGACCTCGACATCCTTGGTCTGCTATGGGCGCAGCGGCCACGTGGCCGCCATCTGCCGCATGCCCTGCCACTAGACGGCCGCCACGCTGCCACCCTGCTCGACAAGCTCGTCGCCAGCGGCCGCGCCCACCTCGATGCGCTCGACAAGCCCGCGCTCCACGCGGGCGGATCCCGCCCCGGCATACCGGAGTGGCACACCACCCGCGAAGGCCTGCGCGCCGCCAGCCTCAAGCTGACGCCGCCGGCCGACTGCGTGCTACCGCTGCAACCGCCCTGGTATGTCGACCGCGCCACCGGCCTTGCCGGCCCTGTGACGCTGGAGGCCCCCGTCGAACAGATCGTGCGCCTGCTGCGCCTGCCGCCGCTGACGCCGACCGAGGCCGAACTCGTCGCCGACGCCCTGCACGATCTTGCCCCCCAGCTGCCGGCCCCGCTCGCCACCGGCGAACCGCCGCTCAAGCTCGACGGCAAGCCGGTGCCGGTGCTGCGGATCGGCACCGTACCGGTCTACAGTGTCAATTTCCGCGACTACCCGGCCTACGGCGTCACCCGCTTCGATTACGCCACGCTGGCCTTCCGCTATGGCCCGCTCACCGTCGAGGCGGCCGACACCGCGCTCTTCCACGTACTCGACGACGGCCGCAGCGCGCGCCTGACGCGCGACCACCCGGCCGAAGCGGCCGCTGCCCGGCGGCTGACCCACGCCGGCTTCGCCAAGGTCGCGCCTGCCAAGGTGCATGCCGGCTATGCCGGCGCCCCGCCCCACATGCTCGGGCTGGCGTGCGAGTCCGACTGGGCGCGCTTCACCGCCGAGGACGTGCCGGCGCTGCGCGCCGAGGGCTGGGCGGTGGAGATGCCGGAGGATTTCCGCCACCACGCGATCGACATCGACGAACTGCTGCTCGACGTCGACGAGGGCGAAGGCGGCTGGCTCGACATCTCGCCCGGCATCGAGGTCGAAGGCCGCCGGTTGGCGCTGGCACCGCTGCTCGCCGAGCTTTTCGCCCAGGACCCGCGCTGGCTGTCCGGCGGTCTGGAGCGCATCGCCGATACCGAACCGGTCATCCTGCACCACGACATCCTCGGCCGCCTGCGCCTGCCGGCCGGACGCCTCAAGCCGCTGGTGCGCGCGCTGGTGGATCTCTTCGACCACGCTGCCGGCCCCAGTCTGCGGCTGTCGCGGCTCGACTCGGTGCGGCTGGCCGAACTCGCGCTGCCCGGTCGCGGCGCCGCCACGCTCGCCGCCTACGCCGCCCGTCTGCGCGACAGCAGCGGCGTGGCCGCGGTGGCGCAGCCGGCGGGGTTTCGCGCCGAATTGCGGCCCTACCAGCTCGAAGGCCTCGCCTGGCTGCAGCACCTTGTCCGCAACGATCTCGCCGGCATCCTGGCCGACGACATGGGCTTGGGCAAGACCGCTCAGACGCTCGCCCACCTGCTCGCGCTCAAGCAGGCCGGCAGGCTGGACCGGCCGGCACTGGTGATCCTGCCGACCTCGCTGGTGTTCAACTGGCAAGCCGAAGCCGAGCGCTTCACACCCGACCTGCGCGTGCTCAAGCTGCACGGCAGCGACCGCCACGGCCTCTTCGAGCAGCTCGATGCCGGCAAGCGCAAGTCACGCATCGACGTCGCCATCACCACCTATCCGCTGCTGTGGCGTGACGCCGAAGCCCTGCAGGCACGTGAATGGAGCCTGCTCATCCTCGACGAAGCGCAGACGGTGAAGAACGTCGCCAGCAAGGGCGCCCAGGTAATCCGTCAGCTGAAGGCGCGCCATCGCCTCGGCCTCACCGGCACGCCGCTGGAAAACCACCTCGGCGAACTATGGGCGCAGTTCGATTTCCTGCTGCCCGGCTTCCTCGGTGACCAGAAGCACTTCGTCAAGACCTGGCGCACACCGATCGAGAAACACGGCGACACCGTGCGCCGCGACCTGCTCGCCGCCCGCCTCAAGCCCTTCATCCTGCGGCGACGCAAGGAGGACGTGGCCAAGGAGTTGCCGCCCAAGACCGTGATCGTGCGCAGCGTCGGCCTCGAAGGCGGCCAGCGCGACCTCTACGAGACGGTGCGGGCCGCGATGAACGGCAAGATCCGCGACGAGATCGCCGCCAAGGGCTACGCGCGCAGCCAGATCGTCATCCTCGACGCCCTGCTCAAGCTGCGCCAGGTGTGCTGCGACCCGCGGCTGCTGAAAACCACCGCGGCAGCCGCCAAGGTCAAGGAACGCGCCAAGCTCGACCTGCTGATGGGCATGCTTCCGGAGCTGATCGACGAAGGCCGCCGCATCCTGGTGTTCTCGCAATTCACCCAGATGCTGGCGCTGATCGCGGCCGAGCTGGACAAGGCGAAGATCGGCTGGGTGGCGCTCACCGGCGATACCCGCGACCGCCGCATCCCGGTGGAGGACTTCCAGAAGGGCCGCGCGCCGGTGTTCCTGATCAGCCTCAAGGCCGGCGGAGTCGGCCTCAATCTCACCACCGCCGACACCGTGATCCACTACGACCCGTGGTGGAATCCGGCGGCCGAGAACCAAGCCACCGACCGCGCCCACCGCATCGGCCAGGACAAGCCGGTGTTCGTGTTCAAGCTGATCTGCGCCGGCAGCATCGAAGAGCGCATCCTCGCCCTGCAGGAAAAAAAGGCCGCGCTCGCCGCCGGCGTCCTGTCGGAAGACGCCAACGCGCTGGCGAAATTCGGCGAATCGGACATCGCCGCGCTGCTGGCGCCGCTGCCGGAAGCGTAA
- a CDS encoding PLP-dependent aminotransferase family protein, which translates to MLMVSLDSSHPTPLVEQIVEAVRGQIDDRILRPGMRLPPIRRLAETQRVSRFTVVEAYDRLVALGYLHSRRGSGFYVAPRRDPAGDRSTAATDRAVDVAWLMRQVLDDKPGVIKASTGWLPESWLDEEGLRRHLRTLSRRADARLTGYGTPQGYLPLRRQLQVKLAEFGIGAPPEQIVLTEGATSALDIVARHLVKPGDTVLVDDPGYFNFFGNLRLQGAKLIGVPRGSDGPDIAALEALLEHHQPRVFFTHSVLHNPTGADLSPSAAFRILQLAEKHDFLVIEDDTYADFHPHASTRLATLDQLNRVIFVGSFSKTLSGSLRVGFFAARPDLVAELTDVKLLTTLCSSEFNEQLVYQMLTDGHYRKYLERLHGRLARATEATLRMLERTGLETFIEPRGGVFLWARPPGIDDAAALATRAATQGIMLAPGKAFRPQMQASPWIRFNVAFSTDPAVERFLGEHLGAG; encoded by the coding sequence ATGCTGATGGTCAGCCTAGACAGCAGCCACCCGACACCGCTGGTCGAGCAGATCGTCGAAGCCGTGCGCGGCCAGATCGACGACCGCATCCTGCGTCCGGGCATGCGGCTGCCACCGATCCGCAGACTGGCCGAAACGCAGCGCGTGAGCCGTTTCACCGTGGTCGAGGCCTATGACCGGCTGGTCGCGCTCGGCTACCTGCATTCGCGCCGCGGCTCCGGTTTCTATGTCGCACCGCGCCGCGACCCGGCAGGCGACCGCAGCACTGCCGCCACCGATCGCGCGGTCGACGTCGCCTGGCTGATGCGCCAGGTGCTGGACGACAAGCCGGGCGTGATCAAGGCGAGTACCGGCTGGCTGCCGGAATCCTGGCTGGACGAGGAAGGACTGCGTCGCCACCTGCGCACGCTGTCGCGGCGCGCCGACGCCCGCCTCACCGGCTACGGCACGCCGCAGGGCTATCTGCCGCTGCGCCGCCAGTTGCAGGTGAAGCTGGCGGAGTTCGGCATCGGCGCGCCGCCCGAGCAGATCGTGCTGACCGAAGGCGCAACCAGCGCGCTCGACATCGTTGCCCGCCACCTGGTGAAGCCGGGCGACACCGTGCTGGTGGACGATCCGGGCTATTTCAACTTCTTCGGCAACCTGCGCCTGCAGGGCGCCAAGCTGATCGGCGTGCCGCGCGGCAGTGACGGCCCTGACATCGCCGCGCTCGAGGCCTTGCTGGAGCATCACCAGCCGCGGGTCTTCTTCACCCACTCGGTGCTGCACAATCCGACCGGCGCCGACCTTTCGCCCAGCGCCGCCTTCCGCATCCTTCAGCTCGCGGAGAAGCACGACTTCCTCGTCATCGAGGACGACACCTACGCCGACTTCCATCCACATGCCAGCACGCGGCTGGCGACGCTGGACCAGCTGAATCGCGTGATCTTCGTCGGCAGCTTCTCAAAGACGCTGTCAGGCAGTCTGAGGGTGGGCTTCTTCGCGGCGCGGCCCGATCTCGTTGCCGAACTCACCGACGTCAAGCTGCTCACGACGCTGTGCTCCTCGGAATTCAACGAGCAGCTCGTCTACCAGATGCTCACCGACGGCCACTACCGCAAGTACCTGGAGCGTCTGCACGGCCGCCTCGCCCGCGCGACCGAAGCCACCCTGCGCATGCTGGAACGCACCGGACTCGAAACTTTCATCGAACCGCGCGGCGGGGTCTTCCTGTGGGCGCGGCCGCCCGGCATCGACGACGCCGCTGCGCTCGCCACCCGCGCCGCGACCCAGGGCATCATGCTGGCGCCGGGCAAGGCCTTCCGCCCCCAGATGCAGGCGAGCCCATGGATACGCTTCAACGTCGCCTTCTCGACCGACCCCGCGGTGGAGCGCTTCCTGGGCGAACACCTGGGCGCGGGCTGA
- a CDS encoding TetR/AcrR family transcriptional regulator produces the protein MVADTGGNAPVRRRRKEARPQELTAAALALFVEKGFAATRLDEVAARAGVSKGTLYLYFDNKEALFKAVINEGIVPAIDAAEALLADYANDPVGLLRAFLLGWWERIGSTEFGGIPKLMMSEAGNFPEVASYYNDAVIERGLGLLRIAVQRGIDIGVFRPVDPDLIGTLLIAPLIHLTMWRHSFAACCGKGIEPRAYVAAHIDLVLHGLKAQPGRAGDVR, from the coding sequence GTGGTCGCCGACACAGGCGGGAATGCGCCCGTCCGGCGCCGTCGCAAGGAGGCGCGGCCGCAGGAACTGACCGCGGCGGCGCTTGCACTGTTCGTGGAGAAGGGCTTCGCGGCCACCCGGCTGGATGAGGTTGCGGCGCGCGCGGGGGTGTCGAAGGGCACGCTCTACCTCTACTTCGACAACAAGGAAGCCCTGTTCAAGGCGGTCATCAACGAAGGCATCGTCCCGGCCATCGATGCGGCCGAAGCACTGCTGGCGGACTACGCTAATGATCCGGTCGGCCTGCTGCGCGCCTTCCTTTTAGGGTGGTGGGAGCGCATCGGGTCGACCGAATTCGGCGGCATTCCCAAGCTGATGATGTCCGAGGCGGGCAATTTCCCGGAGGTGGCCAGCTACTACAACGACGCGGTGATCGAGCGCGGCCTCGGTCTGCTGCGGATTGCCGTGCAGCGCGGGATCGATATCGGCGTGTTCCGGCCGGTCGATCCGGACCTGATCGGCACCCTGCTGATCGCGCCGCTGATCCACCTGACGATGTGGCGCCATTCCTTCGCCGCCTGTTGCGGCAAGGGTATCGAGCCGCGGGCCTATGTCGCCGCGCACATCGATCTGGTTTTGCACGGACTGAAAGCCCAGCCGGGCCGGGCGGGAGATGTCAGATGA